One part of the Pecten maximus chromosome 9, xPecMax1.1, whole genome shotgun sequence genome encodes these proteins:
- the LOC117334718 gene encoding uncharacterized protein LOC117334718 isoform X3, protein MTSDCYIRNTKLGVTSKCCYIRNTKLDVTSNCCYISNTKLDVTSNCYIRNTKLDVTSNCCYISNTKLDVTSDCYIRNTKLDVTSNCCYISNTKLDVTSDCYIRNTKLDVTSDCYIRNTKLDVTPKCYIRNTKLDMTSDCYIRNAKLDVTSDCYIRNTKLGVTSKCCYIRNTKLGVTSKCCYIRNTKLDVTSNCCYIRNTKLDVTSNCFYIRNTKLDVTSNCCYIRNTKLDVTSNCFYIRNTKLDVTSNCCYIRNTKLDVTSNCCYIRNKKLDVMSDCYISNTKLDATSNCYIRDTKLGVISNYYTCT, encoded by the exons ATGACGTCAGACTGTTATATACGTAATACAAAGTTAG GTGTGACGTCAAAGTGCTGTTATATACGTAATACAAAGTTAGATGTGACGTCAAACTGCTGTTATATAAGTAATACAAAGTTAGATGTGACGTCAAACTGTTATATACGTAATACAAAGTTAGATGTGACGTCAAACTGCTGTTATATAAGTAATACAAAGTTAGATGTGACGTCAGACTGTTATATACGTAATACAAAGTTAGATGTGACGTCAAACTGCTGTTATATAAGTAATACAAAGTTAGATGTGACGTCAGACTGTTATATACGTAATACAAAGTTAGATGTGACGTCAGACTGTTATATACGTAATACAAAGTTAGATGTGACGCCAAAATGTTATATACGTAATACAAAGTTAGATATGACGTCAGACTGTTATATACGTAATGCAAAGTTAGATGTGACGTCAGACTGTTATATACGTAATACAAAGTTAGGTGTGACGTCAAAGTGCTGTTATATACGTAATACAAAGTTAGGTGTGACGTCAAAGTGCTGTTATATACGTAATACAAAGTTAGATGTGACGTCAAACTGCTGTTATATACGTAATACAAAGTTAGATGTGACGTCAAACTGCTTTTATATACGTAATACAAAGTTAGATGTGACGTCAAACTGCTGTTATATACGTAATACAAAGTTAGATGTGACGTCAAACTGCTTTTATATACGTAATACAAAGTTAGATGTGACGTCAAACTGCTGTTATATACGTAATACAAAGTTAGATGTGACGTCAAACTGCTGTTATATACGTAATAAAAAGTTAGATGTAATGTCAGACTGTTATATAAGTAATACAAAGTTAGATGCGACGTCAAACTGTTACATACGTGATACAAAGTTAGGTGtaatatcaaactattatacatgtacgtaa
- the LOC117334718 gene encoding uncharacterized protein LOC117334718 isoform X2, with amino-acid sequence MTSDCYIRNTKLDVTSDCYIRNTKLGVTSKCCYIRNTKLDVTSNCCYISNTKLDVTSNCYIRNTKLDVTSNCCYISNTKLDVTSDCYIRNTKLDVTSNCCYISNTKLDVTSDCYIRNTKLDVTSDCYIRNTKLDVTPKCYIRNTKLDMTSDCYIRNAKLDVTSDCYIRNTKLGVTSKCCYIRNTKLGVTSKCCYIRNTKLDVTSNCCYIRNTKLDVTSNCFYIRNTKLDVTSNCCYIRNTKLDVTSNCFYIRNTKLDVTSNCCYIRNTKLDVTSNCCYIRNKKLDVMSDCYISNTKLDATSNCYIRDTKLGVISNYYTCT; translated from the exons ATGACGTCAGACTGTTATATACGTAATACAAAGTTAGATGTGACGTCAGACTGTTATATACGTAATACAAAGTTAG GTGTGACGTCAAAGTGCTGTTATATACGTAATACAAAGTTAGATGTGACGTCAAACTGCTGTTATATAAGTAATACAAAGTTAGATGTGACGTCAAACTGTTATATACGTAATACAAAGTTAGATGTGACGTCAAACTGCTGTTATATAAGTAATACAAAGTTAGATGTGACGTCAGACTGTTATATACGTAATACAAAGTTAGATGTGACGTCAAACTGCTGTTATATAAGTAATACAAAGTTAGATGTGACGTCAGACTGTTATATACGTAATACAAAGTTAGATGTGACGTCAGACTGTTATATACGTAATACAAAGTTAGATGTGACGCCAAAATGTTATATACGTAATACAAAGTTAGATATGACGTCAGACTGTTATATACGTAATGCAAAGTTAGATGTGACGTCAGACTGTTATATACGTAATACAAAGTTAGGTGTGACGTCAAAGTGCTGTTATATACGTAATACAAAGTTAGGTGTGACGTCAAAGTGCTGTTATATACGTAATACAAAGTTAGATGTGACGTCAAACTGCTGTTATATACGTAATACAAAGTTAGATGTGACGTCAAACTGCTTTTATATACGTAATACAAAGTTAGATGTGACGTCAAACTGCTGTTATATACGTAATACAAAGTTAGATGTGACGTCAAACTGCTTTTATATACGTAATACAAAGTTAGATGTGACGTCAAACTGCTGTTATATACGTAATACAAAGTTAGATGTGACGTCAAACTGCTGTTATATACGTAATAAAAAGTTAGATGTAATGTCAGACTGTTATATAAGTAATACAAAGTTAGATGCGACGTCAAACTGTTACATACGTGATACAAAGTTAGGTGtaatatcaaactattatacatgtacgtaa
- the LOC117334718 gene encoding uncharacterized protein LOC117334718 isoform X1 yields the protein MTSDCYIRNTKLDVTSDCYIRNTKLGVTSNCCYIRNTKLDVTSNCCYISNTKLDVTSNCYIRNTKLDVTSNCCYISNTKLDVTSDCYIRNTKLDVTSNCCYISNTKLDVTSDCYIRNTKLDVTSDCYIRNTKLDVTPKCYIRNTKLDMTSDCYIRNAKLDVTSDCYIRNTKLGVTSKCCYIRNTKLGVTSKCCYIRNTKLDVTSNCCYIRNTKLDVTSNCFYIRNTKLDVTSNCCYIRNTKLDVTSNCFYIRNTKLDVTSNCCYIRNTKLDVTSNCCYIRNKKLDVMSDCYISNTKLDATSNCYIRDTKLGVISNYYTCT from the exons ATGACGTCAGACTGTTATATACGTAATACAAAGTTAGATGTGACGTCAGACTGTTATATACGTAATACAAAGTTAGGTGTGACGTCAAACTGCTGTTATATACGTAATACAAAGTTAG ATGTGACGTCAAACTGCTGTTATATAAGTAATACAAAGTTAGATGTGACGTCAAACTGTTATATACGTAATACAAAGTTAGATGTGACGTCAAACTGCTGTTATATAAGTAATACAAAGTTAGATGTGACGTCAGACTGTTATATACGTAATACAAAGTTAGATGTGACGTCAAACTGCTGTTATATAAGTAATACAAAGTTAGATGTGACGTCAGACTGTTATATACGTAATACAAAGTTAGATGTGACGTCAGACTGTTATATACGTAATACAAAGTTAGATGTGACGCCAAAATGTTATATACGTAATACAAAGTTAGATATGACGTCAGACTGTTATATACGTAATGCAAAGTTAGATGTGACGTCAGACTGTTATATACGTAATACAAAGTTAGGTGTGACGTCAAAGTGCTGTTATATACGTAATACAAAGTTAGGTGTGACGTCAAAGTGCTGTTATATACGTAATACAAAGTTAGATGTGACGTCAAACTGCTGTTATATACGTAATACAAAGTTAGATGTGACGTCAAACTGCTTTTATATACGTAATACAAAGTTAGATGTGACGTCAAACTGCTGTTATATACGTAATACAAAGTTAGATGTGACGTCAAACTGCTTTTATATACGTAATACAAAGTTAGATGTGACGTCAAACTGCTGTTATATACGTAATACAAAGTTAGATGTGACGTCAAACTGCTGTTATATACGTAATAAAAAGTTAGATGTAATGTCAGACTGTTATATAAGTAATACAAAGTTAGATGCGACGTCAAACTGTTACATACGTGATACAAAGTTAGGTGtaatatcaaactattatacatgtacgtaa
- the LOC117335000 gene encoding sphingomyelin synthase-related protein 1-like has protein sequence MGPKYYDLFGKSVTPQTSQSICKLLASIIYLFVAHATMSVTVIFVNDRLPDREKHPPLPDLVLDNLPYKPWAAHAAEICLATEVLLWAVVASINKKSLQIVHRTFLVAGTMYWLRCVCVLVTSLPVPDVHKKCYPFPDADVWDKLHRAFQFYTRFGLQLTGARTCGDYIFSGHTTVLTLLNLFINEYAPRSRCFIRGITWCLNICGMAFILLCRGHYTLDVVIAFYITYQVFTTYHCLLVKERTSTFPWKYADMVAEWFEPSTDTLVSFEKC, from the coding sequence ATGGGACCCAAATACTACGACTTGTTTGGGAAAAGCGTCACACCGCAAACGTCGCAAAGTATATGTAAACTGCTAGCGAGCATCATATACCTGTTTGTGGCTCACGCTACAATGAGTGTGACGGTCATTTTTGTAAACGATCGTCTGCCCGACAGAGAAAAACATCCACCTCTCCCGGACTTGGTGCTGGATAATCTACCTTACAAACCATGGGCCGCACATGCTGCAGAGATCTGCCTCGCGACGGAAGTACTTCTGTGGGCAGTTGTGGCTTCAATTAATAAAAAGAGTCTCCAAATTGTCCATAGAACATTTTTAGTAGCGGGGACCATGTACTGGCTTAGATGTGTGTGTGTCTTGGTAACGTCACTGCCAGTTCCGGACGTTCACAAAAAGTGCTATCCCTTTCCTGATGCGGACGTGTGGGACAAACTTCATAGGGCATTTCAATTTTACACTCGATTTGGATTACAGCTGACAGGAGCCCGGACATGTGGTGACTACATATTTAGTGGACATACGACAGTTCTAACTCTTCTGAATCTTTTTATTAACGAGTATGCTCCTCGCTCTCGTTGTTTTATCAGAGGCATTACGTGGTGTTTGAATATATGTGGAATGGCTTTCATTTTATTGTGTAGAGGACATTACACCCTCGATGTAGTTATCgcattttatattacatatcaAGTTTTTACAACATACCATTGTCTTCTAGTCAAAGAACGGACAAGTACGTTTCCATGGAAATACGCCGACATGGTAGCAGAATGGTTTGAGCCGAGTACAGACACTTTAGTCAGTTTTGAGAAGTGTTAA